A genomic stretch from Chitinophagaceae bacterium includes:
- a CDS encoding GNAT family N-acetyltransferase: MMNNITQEEIILEDERALLRPLLSTDIEHLLPFALNEADLWKYSLVSPAGEEGMKNYISTSLQNKAAGIEYPFIVFDKQANSYAGSTRFYDIQENNLTTQLGYTWYGKAFQRSGLNRHCKLLLFSFAFEQWELERVELRADANNERSVNAMKAIGCTVEGILRSNMSIVAGGRRDSIVLSILKNEWFGGAKEHLLKKIYS, from the coding sequence ATGATGAACAATATTACACAGGAAGAAATTATTCTCGAAGATGAACGGGCTTTGCTTCGGCCCTTACTTTCAACCGATATTGAACACCTGCTTCCTTTTGCTTTGAATGAAGCAGATCTCTGGAAGTATTCTTTGGTAAGTCCTGCGGGTGAAGAAGGCATGAAAAATTATATCAGCACTAGTTTACAAAACAAGGCTGCAGGAATAGAATATCCGTTTATTGTATTTGATAAGCAAGCCAACAGCTATGCAGGCAGCACAAGATTTTATGATATTCAGGAAAACAATCTTACTACACAGTTAGGTTATACCTGGTATGGAAAAGCATTTCAACGCAGCGGATTGAACCGCCATTGCAAATTACTCCTGTTTTCATTTGCCTTTGAACAATGGGAACTTGAACGTGTTGAACTCAGAGCCGATGCAAACAATGAACGGTCAGTAAATGCCATGAAAGCAATTGGTTGTACTGTTGAAGGAATTCTGCGCAGCAACATGAGTATTGTTGCCGGAGGAAGAAGAGACAGTATTGTTTTAAGTATTCTGAAAAACGAATGGTTTGGCGGAGCAAAAGAACATCTGCTGAAAAAAATCTACTCCTGA
- a CDS encoding YceI family protein encodes MKKILLSVFILLAASLITNAQTYKTRDGNIYFNPNKNQGNKEYSALSKEATAIFKVETMEVALLVPMKTFHFNNALLEEHFNENYLHTNKFPNATYKGKLIGFDKSMLAKDGEYKFTSEGKVELHGVTQPFKGAVTMTVKGGNAIFNCVFNVKAEDYKIDIPALVKPKLADATPINATITFKLN; translated from the coding sequence ATGAAAAAAATATTATTATCGGTCTTCATACTTCTTGCCGCTTCTTTGATTACCAACGCCCAGACCTATAAGACCAGGGACGGAAACATTTATTTCAATCCCAACAAAAACCAAGGAAACAAAGAATACTCCGCATTAAGCAAAGAAGCAACTGCCATTTTTAAAGTGGAAACAATGGAAGTGGCTTTACTGGTTCCAATGAAAACATTTCACTTCAATAATGCTTTACTTGAAGAGCATTTCAATGAAAACTACTTACATACCAACAAGTTTCCGAATGCAACTTACAAGGGAAAGCTGATTGGCTTTGACAAATCCATGCTTGCAAAAGATGGTGAATACAAATTTACATCAGAAGGAAAAGTGGAATTACACGGAGTAACACAACCTTTTAAGGGTGCAGTTACAATGACTGTTAAAGGTGGTAATGCAATTTTTAATTGTGTATTCAATGTAAAAGCAGAAGATTATAAAATTGACATCCCTGCACTAGTTAAACCCAAGTTAGCAGATGCCACACCAATTAATGCAACGATTACATTCAAATTGAATTAG
- a CDS encoding glycoside hydrolase family 97 protein: protein MSVNSPDKSISVKIQHTTEGTLLYGVTYKGKKVIQPSTLGFALNSPKALLNKFTIVAVDSSAVDETWKPVWGEVSIIRNNYKELTVKLKDKSGSGILLNVIFRVFNDGVGFRYEFPKQRSLTYFIIANEQTQFALTGNHKTFWIPGDFDTNEQLYTTSKLSEVDAWKSDMVSVGDKKLNVPDQYAVQTPLMMKTADGLYINIHEAALINYSAMQLHVNRSAFSLTSNLVPDAAGNKAYLRTPAVTPWRTIIVSDKATEILSSKLILNLNDPSAIENTSWIKPMKFMGVWWEMQTNLGSWNYTDKPDVPGANGLPVPNGRHSANTANVKRYIDFASKNGIEGLLVEGWNTGWEAWYGNWRGKHFDFVTPYPDFNVAEIQQYAKQKNVQMIMHNETSADAATYDQQMDTAFQFMNRFGYGSVKTGYVGQIIPRGEHHDGQWMVNHYIRSVQKAAKHHVMVDIHEPVRPTGLHRTWPNFIASEAGRGNEFNAFAEGSPPEHETILPFTRLMGGPMDYTPGIFKMRGYAAAAPNRQMHSTLAKQLALYITMYSPLQMAADLPENYEAHMDAFQFIKDVATDWDDTKILEAEPGDYLTIARKEKIRENWFVGAITDEQSRTVALSFDFLTPGATYEATIYRDADNADWKTNPEAYTIEKIVVTNKTKLTIKLAKGGGFAVSVMKK from the coding sequence ATTTCTGTCAACTCTCCTGACAAAAGTATTTCAGTAAAAATTCAACATACAACTGAAGGGACACTGTTGTACGGCGTTACATACAAAGGAAAAAAAGTAATTCAACCCTCAACACTTGGCTTTGCATTAAATAGCCCCAAAGCATTACTCAATAAGTTTACAATTGTTGCTGTTGATTCATCAGCTGTTGACGAAACATGGAAACCTGTTTGGGGTGAAGTAAGCATCATCAGGAATAACTATAAAGAACTTACCGTAAAACTGAAAGACAAATCAGGTTCAGGGATTTTATTGAATGTCATCTTCCGGGTGTTTAATGATGGGGTTGGTTTCCGTTATGAATTTCCCAAACAGCGATCACTCACTTACTTCATTATTGCAAACGAGCAAACACAGTTTGCATTAACCGGCAATCATAAAACATTCTGGATACCCGGCGACTTTGATACCAATGAACAGCTGTACACTACTTCAAAGCTAAGTGAAGTGGATGCATGGAAATCTGACATGGTATCTGTTGGAGATAAGAAACTAAACGTACCTGATCAGTATGCAGTGCAAACACCATTGATGATGAAAACGGCTGATGGATTATACATCAACATTCATGAAGCAGCCTTGATCAATTATTCTGCTATGCAACTGCATGTAAACAGATCAGCATTCAGCTTAACTTCTAACCTGGTTCCCGATGCTGCAGGTAATAAAGCCTACTTACGTACACCTGCTGTTACACCTTGGCGCACTATCATCGTCAGTGACAAAGCAACAGAGATATTAAGTTCGAAACTGATTTTAAATTTGAATGACCCATCAGCAATAGAAAACACATCGTGGATAAAACCCATGAAGTTTATGGGTGTGTGGTGGGAAATGCAGACAAATCTCGGCAGCTGGAATTATACAGATAAACCTGATGTACCTGGAGCAAATGGTCTTCCTGTTCCTAATGGAAGGCACAGTGCAAACACAGCGAATGTAAAACGCTATATCGACTTTGCATCAAAGAATGGTATTGAAGGTTTACTTGTTGAAGGATGGAACACGGGATGGGAAGCATGGTATGGTAACTGGCGGGGAAAGCATTTTGATTTTGTTACTCCTTATCCTGATTTTAATGTGGCAGAAATACAGCAGTATGCCAAACAGAAAAATGTGCAGATGATTATGCACAATGAAACAAGTGCTGATGCAGCTACTTACGATCAACAGATGGATACTGCTTTTCAATTCATGAACCGCTTTGGTTATGGTTCTGTAAAAACAGGATATGTTGGACAGATTATTCCACGTGGTGAACATCATGACGGACAATGGATGGTGAATCATTATATCCGCTCTGTACAAAAAGCAGCGAAGCATCATGTTATGGTTGATATACATGAACCTGTTCGTCCAACAGGTTTGCACAGAACATGGCCCAACTTCATTGCCAGTGAAGCAGGAAGAGGAAATGAATTCAATGCGTTTGCTGAAGGAAGTCCGCCTGAACATGAAACCATTTTGCCTTTTACCCGCTTAATGGGCGGACCGATGGACTATACACCGGGCATTTTTAAAATGCGTGGTTATGCAGCTGCTGCACCCAACAGGCAAATGCATTCAACCTTAGCTAAACAGCTTGCATTATATATTACTATGTACAGTCCTTTGCAGATGGCTGCTGATCTTCCTGAAAATTATGAAGCGCATATGGATGCTTTTCAGTTTATAAAAGATGTTGCAACTGACTGGGATGATACAAAGATCTTAGAAGCTGAACCGGGTGATTACTTAACCATTGCAAGGAAAGAAAAAATAAGGGAGAATTGGTTTGTTGGTGCTATTACTGATGAACAAAGCAGAACGGTTGCTTTATCGTTTGATTTCTTAACACCCGGTGCAACATATGAAGCAACGATTTACCGTGATGCAGATAATGCAGACTGGAAAACAAATCCTGAAGCATATACAATTGAAAAGATTGTTGTGACGAATAAAACAAAGCTGACTATAAAACTGGCGAAAGGTGGTGGGTTTGCGGTGAGTGTGATGAAGAAATGA
- a CDS encoding helix-turn-helix transcriptional regulator, producing MLALNVLKFLEDRGIVNPQTYLVKNGIPYYTVSRLVTNTTKNITYSTLEKLCLICKCTPDDLFVWVADTDLQLTEPVALEKLKPKPKPLSAAERMKNLSAEQLEQLQQFINELEKK from the coding sequence ATGCTCGCTTTAAATGTATTAAAGTTCCTGGAAGACAGGGGTATTGTGAATCCTCAAACTTATTTGGTAAAAAATGGCATTCCTTATTATACGGTGAGCCGCCTTGTTACCAACACTACAAAAAACATTACTTACTCCACTTTAGAAAAGCTTTGCCTGATCTGCAAATGCACGCCTGATGATTTGTTTGTGTGGGTGGCTGATACTGATTTGCAGTTAACGGAACCGGTTGCTCTTGAAAAGCTGAAGCCAAAACCGAAGCCGCTGAGCGCTGCTGAACGGATGAAAAATTTATCGGCTGAACAGTTGGAACAGCTACAGCAGTTTATTAATGAGCTGGAGAAGAAGTGA
- a CDS encoding helix-turn-helix transcriptional regulator translates to MAIIVNLDVMMAKRKMSLNELSEKVDLTLSNLSILKTGKAKAIRFSTLESICKVLNCQPGDILEFVE, encoded by the coding sequence ATGGCAATCATTGTAAATTTAGACGTTATGATGGCAAAGCGGAAGATGTCACTGAATGAACTTTCTGAAAAAGTGGATTTAACGCTGTCCAATCTTTCTATACTCAAAACGGGAAAAGCAAAAGCCATCCGGTTCAGCACACTTGAATCAATTTGTAAAGTACTCAACTGCCAGCCGGGAGATATTCTGGAATTTGTTGAGTAA
- a CDS encoding glycoside hydrolase family 18 protein: protein MPDVKFKMCNVINYAFANINSSGSLTLGNSTHLLEVKTKAKANGAKIFISISGLAADFKTMAAASGSRTLFISEVMNMVRTYGLDGVDMDWEFPRTDDGTDITYTALMKQLSDSCHTSAKYYLTAAITAGKYAGAVRDAIKSELWLGNYVDWFNIMSYDDFSSTVPYKHHCDYTLATVSMNYWVGTRGLPSSKAVLGIAGYGRPSGITQTGTILSYNDILLKGGNPQSDSAIVSNGAFTNYTIYYNGLATVKKKAMLAKQSGNGIMLWEKSHDAHDNNSLLKAVCDTVGRTY from the coding sequence GTGCCCGATGTAAAATTCAAAATGTGCAATGTCATTAATTATGCCTTTGCCAATATTAACAGCAGCGGCAGTTTAACATTAGGCAACAGTACTCATCTATTGGAAGTAAAAACAAAAGCCAAAGCAAACGGAGCAAAAATATTCATCAGCATCAGCGGACTTGCTGCCGATTTTAAAACAATGGCCGCAGCCTCAGGCAGCCGCACTTTGTTCATCAGTGAAGTAATGAACATGGTAAGAACTTACGGCCTCGATGGTGTGGATATGGATTGGGAATTTCCCCGTACAGATGATGGCACCGATATTACTTACACCGCATTAATGAAACAGTTAAGTGACAGCTGCCACACTTCAGCTAAATATTATTTAACCGCCGCCATTACTGCCGGCAAATATGCAGGTGCTGTGCGTGATGCCATTAAAAGTGAATTGTGGCTGGGCAATTATGTAGACTGGTTTAATATAATGAGCTATGATGATTTCAGCAGCACCGTTCCATACAAACATCACTGCGATTATACACTGGCAACTGTAAGTATGAATTACTGGGTGGGCACCCGTGGGTTGCCTTCATCAAAAGCGGTGCTGGGTATTGCAGGTTATGGAAGGCCAAGTGGCATTACACAAACTGGAACCATACTCAGTTATAACGATATACTGCTCAAAGGCGGTAATCCTCAATCCGATTCAGCAATTGTAAGTAACGGTGCATTTACTAATTACACTATTTATTACAACGGACTTGCCACTGTAAAAAAGAAAGCAATGCTTGCCAAACAAAGCGGCAATGGAATTATGCTTTGGGAAAAAAGCCACGATGCACATGATAACAATTCTTTGCTGAAAGCAGTTTGCGATACAGTGGGCAGAACTTATTAA
- the gmk gene encoding guanylate kinase yields the protein MEQTANKLLIITAPSGAGKTSITKHLMKRFPQLAFSVSAATRPPRAHEQNGVDYHFMSVDDFQQKIQADDFVEWEMVYDGKYYGTLKSEMQRIWNNHQTPVLDIDVKGAIHVQGLYPKQTLSIFIEPPSIEELKRRLESRGTETAETLQARLSKASYEISFKHSFHKVVVNAHLPEACAEAEQIVAAFLAGQ from the coding sequence ATGGAACAAACAGCAAACAAACTGCTCATCATTACCGCACCCTCCGGCGCAGGAAAAACATCCATTACCAAACATTTAATGAAGCGCTTTCCGCAGCTGGCGTTTTCTGTGTCGGCTGCTACAAGGCCGCCAAGGGCACATGAACAAAACGGGGTGGATTATCATTTTATGAGTGTGGATGATTTTCAGCAAAAGATCCAGGCCGATGATTTTGTAGAATGGGAAATGGTGTATGATGGAAAATATTACGGCACACTGAAAAGTGAAATGCAGCGCATCTGGAACAATCATCAAACACCTGTACTGGATATTGATGTAAAAGGAGCCATTCATGTGCAGGGATTGTACCCAAAGCAAACACTATCCATTTTTATAGAACCGCCGAGCATTGAAGAATTGAAACGCCGGTTAGAAAGCCGGGGTACAGAAACGGCTGAAACTTTGCAGGCAAGGCTGAGTAAAGCTTCGTACGAAATATCGTTTAAACATTCTTTTCATAAAGTGGTGGTTAACGCCCATTTGCCCGAGGCATGTGCCGAAGCAGAGCAGATTGTGGCGGCTTTTCTTGCCGGGCAGTAA
- a CDS encoding zinc-dependent metalloprotease — MKQKIAFACTAACLLYGAETFAQAKPAAAPAADSTKKAPPKANVADKVKTSKKHAGLFTLYQDTVTGSVLMYVRKDQLNKDFIYQSFSLAGPSSLFLHQSMHRANLVFKMKKQYDKIEFSMENTSFYYDPKNAVSKASDLPEAVFFVDKFSVEDSTGYLISVDGLFLSDKLDPVKPIMSPMLPPGAVFNLGGYNPTKSKYANIRSYPNNSDVVVDLAYDNPMPFNGGGKDITDARYVRVKLQHSFLEVPVNDYKPRLDDPRIGYFTQEVDDLTSNEITNYRDQINRWHLKKKDPSAALSEPVEPITFWVENTTPVEYRNIIKAAGERWNEAFEKAGFKNAVVMKIMPDDATWDPADIRYNVIRWISSPYPQYGAIGPSFVNPRTGQILGSDISIEWASGAETPFLDVTEADNAGYSANDQAMQMVPAHMRKHWAACTIGNELAMQYMAGSTLITTSATDGGTEEVRLAHEQFIYYLILHEMGHTLGLNHNMKASQMLSPTEVHNKAITQKLGLQGSVMDYPSVNINSDRSKQGDYYTMKPGPYDLWAIEYGYREFPAGQEQSSLNALLRRSHEPYLAFGNDADDMRSPGNGIDPRVMVNDMSNDMITYGEDRFKFVNSAMSKLVTKYSKGDKSYQEIQIRYSVLNGQRFQMANAVSRYIGGVQVDRSFPGQNPGSKPFVITPVDYQKKAMAFLAKNVFAPTAFDADIQVLPYLQMQRRGFNFFGSPEDPKHTSVVQNFHTNILAQLLNPTTLRRINNSALYGNTYTVADVMNDLTTALFKADIGGAVNIYRQNLQSEFVKGAINIVESKTGFDNASKSGAYNTLKKIRTMLATAASPNESTRAHRGMLIFMIDKALATK; from the coding sequence ATGAAGCAAAAGATTGCATTCGCTTGTACGGCAGCCTGCCTGTTGTATGGAGCAGAAACATTTGCACAGGCTAAACCTGCAGCAGCACCGGCAGCAGACAGCACAAAGAAAGCCCCACCAAAAGCTAATGTGGCCGACAAAGTAAAAACAAGTAAAAAACATGCGGGTTTGTTCACGCTTTACCAGGATACGGTAACAGGAAGTGTACTGATGTATGTGCGGAAAGATCAGCTCAACAAAGATTTTATTTATCAGAGTTTTTCTCTTGCGGGCCCTTCCAGTTTATTCCTGCACCAGAGTATGCACCGTGCAAACCTGGTATTTAAAATGAAAAAGCAGTATGATAAGATTGAGTTCTCAATGGAGAATACTTCCTTTTATTATGATCCCAAAAATGCAGTAAGCAAAGCAAGTGATTTGCCGGAAGCTGTTTTTTTTGTAGACAAATTCAGTGTGGAAGATTCAACCGGATATCTTATCAGTGTTGATGGTTTATTCCTGAGTGATAAACTCGATCCGGTTAAGCCAATCATGTCGCCAATGCTCCCTCCCGGTGCAGTATTTAATCTCGGTGGTTACAATCCAACCAAAAGCAAATACGCCAACATCCGTTCATATCCCAACAACAGTGATGTAGTTGTTGACCTGGCTTATGATAATCCAATGCCATTCAATGGTGGCGGAAAAGATATTACGGATGCCCGTTATGTGCGTGTAAAATTGCAGCACTCTTTTCTTGAAGTGCCTGTGAATGATTATAAACCAAGATTGGATGATCCACGTATTGGATATTTTACACAGGAAGTTGATGATCTTACATCAAACGAAATCACCAACTACCGTGATCAGATTAACCGCTGGCATTTAAAGAAGAAAGATCCTTCTGCTGCTTTAAGTGAGCCGGTTGAACCCATTACTTTTTGGGTAGAAAATACAACTCCCGTTGAATACCGCAATATTATAAAAGCTGCCGGCGAACGCTGGAACGAAGCCTTTGAAAAAGCAGGCTTCAAAAATGCGGTAGTGATGAAAATCATGCCTGATGATGCCACATGGGATCCTGCTGATATCCGTTATAATGTGATCCGCTGGATCTCTTCTCCTTATCCGCAATACGGAGCCATCGGACCAAGTTTTGTAAACCCAAGAACTGGACAGATTCTTGGAAGTGATATCTCTATTGAGTGGGCTTCCGGTGCAGAAACTCCGTTCTTAGATGTTACTGAAGCCGATAATGCAGGTTATTCTGCTAATGATCAGGCTATGCAAATGGTTCCTGCGCATATGCGTAAACATTGGGCTGCCTGTACAATTGGTAACGAATTGGCGATGCAATATATGGCAGGTTCAACATTGATCACTACCAGTGCAACAGATGGTGGAACAGAAGAAGTAAGACTTGCACATGAGCAGTTCATTTATTATCTCATCTTACATGAAATGGGCCATACCCTTGGCTTGAACCATAACATGAAGGCCAGCCAGATGCTGAGCCCAACTGAAGTGCATAATAAAGCCATCACACAAAAATTAGGTTTGCAGGGTTCTGTAATGGATTACCCATCAGTTAACATTAACAGCGACAGAAGCAAACAAGGTGATTATTACACTATGAAACCAGGTCCGTATGATTTATGGGCCATTGAATATGGTTATCGTGAATTTCCGGCAGGGCAGGAACAAAGCAGCCTGAATGCATTGTTGCGCCGCAGCCATGAGCCATACCTTGCTTTTGGTAACGATGCAGATGATATGCGCAGCCCCGGTAATGGTATTGATCCAAGGGTGATGGTGAACGATATGAGTAATGATATGATTACTTATGGCGAAGACCGTTTCAAATTTGTAAACAGTGCCATGAGTAAACTGGTAACCAAATATTCGAAAGGCGATAAATCATACCAGGAAATTCAGATCCGCTATTCAGTATTAAATGGCCAGCGTTTTCAAATGGCGAATGCCGTGAGCCGTTATATTGGCGGTGTGCAGGTAGACAGAAGTTTCCCCGGTCAAAACCCCGGCAGTAAACCTTTTGTAATTACTCCTGTTGACTATCAGAAAAAAGCAATGGCTTTTTTAGCAAAGAATGTATTTGCTCCAACTGCTTTTGATGCAGACATACAGGTATTGCCTTATTTGCAAATGCAGCGTCGTGGTTTTAATTTCTTCGGATCTCCTGAAGATCCCAAGCATACCTCTGTTGTACAGAATTTTCATACAAATATTCTTGCACAACTGCTGAACCCAACAACCCTTCGTCGTATCAACAACAGTGCTTTGTATGGTAATACATATACAGTAGCGGATGTTATGAACGATTTAACCACCGCACTTTTTAAAGCAGATATTGGAGGTGCTGTAAATATCTACCGTCAGAATCTGCAAAGTGAATTTGTAAAAGGCGCTATTAACATTGTTGAATCTAAAACAGGGTTCGATAATGCTTCAAAAAGCGGTGCATATAATACGTTGAAGAAAATCAGAACTATGCTGGCAACAGCGGCTTCGCCCAACGAAAGTACAAGGGCTCACCGTGGAATGCTCATCTTTATGATTGATAAAGCATTGGCAACAAAATAG
- a CDS encoding four helix bundle protein produces MPGYKTLLAYQKAKQVADEIFLVSKTFPQEEKYSLTDQIRRSSRSVCACISEAYRKRKYPAHFVSKLTDSDMENGETEVWLDFAKDCNYLAVEKHTRLYSLNEEVAKLLAYMINHPEKFL; encoded by the coding sequence ATGCCTGGTTATAAAACACTTCTCGCTTATCAAAAAGCGAAACAGGTTGCTGATGAAATCTTTCTTGTTTCAAAAACTTTTCCTCAGGAAGAAAAATACAGTCTTACTGATCAGATAAGAAGAAGCTCAAGATCAGTTTGCGCCTGCATAAGTGAAGCATACAGAAAAAGAAAATACCCCGCACATTTTGTAAGTAAGCTAACAGATTCAGATATGGAAAATGGTGAAACTGAAGTATGGCTTGACTTTGCAAAAGATTGCAATTATCTGGCTGTTGAAAAGCATACCCGGCTTTATTCATTAAACGAAGAGGTCGCTAAGCTTTTGGCTTACATGATCAATCACCCTGAAAAATTTCTGTAG
- the rpiB gene encoding ribose 5-phosphate isomerase B, which yields MSKPVAIGCDHAGFDYKEDLISFLEGKGIAFKDFGTYSTDSVDYADFAHPVASAVEKGEAAFGILLCGSANGVAITANKHQGIRAAICWGEELAQLSRGHNNANVICIPARFVREGDAEKMVDTFMTTEFEGGRHDRRVQKIACS from the coding sequence ATGAGCAAACCCGTTGCCATTGGTTGTGATCATGCAGGGTTTGACTACAAAGAAGATTTGATTTCGTTTTTAGAAGGCAAAGGAATTGCTTTCAAAGATTTTGGCACCTATTCAACTGACTCTGTTGATTATGCCGACTTTGCCCACCCTGTTGCCAGTGCTGTTGAAAAAGGGGAAGCCGCTTTTGGGATTTTACTCTGCGGCAGTGCCAATGGTGTTGCAATTACAGCTAACAAACACCAGGGCATACGTGCTGCTATTTGCTGGGGCGAAGAACTGGCACAGTTATCAAGAGGACATAATAATGCCAATGTAATTTGTATCCCTGCCCGTTTTGTTCGTGAGGGTGATGCAGAAAAAATGGTTGATACTTTTATGACAACTGAGTTTGAAGGTGGCCGCCATGACAGAAGAGTACAAAAAATTGCCTGTTCGTAA
- a CDS encoding M28 family peptidase, whose protein sequence is MEGRETGTAGQRKAAEYLKQEFKRIGIAPANNGNYEQFYPLYKDTLLDASVNIGGNSYLFGKDFTAMTNNIITTKQFFSEVVYMSKIDTTTDIRGKAVVIVAKGGTQLPAQNEIFNLYSRQPAGMLFVQSNIDKQPSARSGRVSLNLYKARQSPLVARISEAMGEAILKADYAKAKEQTLETKTVATELMLSFNKESLVSSASNVLGMIEGTDKKDEWVIISAHYDHIGITNGKVNPGADDDGSGTVGVLELAEAFAKAKAAGKGSRRNILFILVSGEEKGLWGSEYYSNHPVYPLEKTSIDLNIDMIGRKDDNIKSLDTNNHVYLIGDDKLSSDLPNMVDSINNLYIKIITDRKYNDPKDPNRLYYRSDHYNFAAKGVPILFFFDGIHKDYHKPSDTPDKINYDLHEKRTRLVFFLAWEAANRNEMMKRDIPLNVPAR, encoded by the coding sequence ATGGAAGGAAGAGAAACAGGTACAGCAGGACAACGAAAAGCAGCTGAGTATCTCAAACAGGAATTTAAACGTATTGGAATTGCTCCGGCTAATAACGGAAACTATGAACAGTTCTATCCATTATACAAAGACACATTGCTGGATGCTTCTGTAAACATTGGCGGTAACAGCTACCTGTTTGGAAAAGATTTTACTGCAATGACCAATAACATCATCACAACAAAACAGTTTTTCAGTGAAGTGGTGTATATGAGTAAGATTGATACGACCACAGATATCAGGGGTAAAGCAGTTGTCATCGTTGCAAAAGGCGGCACACAGCTTCCTGCTCAAAATGAAATCTTTAACTTATACAGCCGTCAGCCTGCTGGCATGTTGTTTGTGCAGAGTAATATTGACAAACAACCATCAGCCCGCAGTGGCAGAGTTTCATTGAACTTATATAAAGCAAGACAATCACCACTTGTTGCCCGTATTTCGGAAGCAATGGGCGAAGCGATTCTGAAAGCTGATTATGCAAAAGCAAAAGAACAAACTCTGGAAACAAAAACAGTTGCAACTGAACTGATGCTTTCGTTCAACAAAGAAAGTCTGGTGTCGTCTGCATCCAATGTGCTGGGCATGATTGAAGGAACAGATAAAAAAGATGAGTGGGTGATTATATCTGCACACTACGATCATATTGGTATTACAAATGGTAAAGTAAATCCCGGTGCTGATGATGATGGCAGCGGTACTGTTGGTGTACTTGAACTGGCAGAAGCATTTGCCAAAGCAAAAGCAGCTGGTAAAGGATCACGCAGAAATATTTTATTTATTCTTGTGAGTGGAGAAGAAAAAGGATTGTGGGGAAGTGAATACTACAGCAACCATCCTGTTTATCCGTTAGAAAAAACATCGATTGATCTGAACATTGATATGATTGGAAGAAAAGATGATAATATCAAATCACTCGACACCAACAATCATGTGTACTTAATTGGCGATGATAAACTGAGCAGTGATTTGCCAAACATGGTTGACAGTATCAATAACCTCTACATCAAAATTATTACCGACAGAAAATACAACGATCCGAAAGATCCCAACCGTTTATACTACCGCAGCGATCATTATAATTTTGCAGCAAAGGGAGTTCCTATTTTATTTTTCTTTGATGGTATACATAAGGATTATCACAAACCATCTGATACTCCTGATAAGATCAATTACGATCTGCATGAAAAAAGAACAAGACTTGTTTTCTTTCTTGCATGGGAAGCAGCCAACAGAAATGAAATGATGAAGAGAGATATACCGCTGAATGTGCCGGCGAGATAA
- a CDS encoding DoxX family protein yields the protein MKLFDQTFLLRLAVAIILIMHSVPGMFNNGINEFGKFYLNEAGFSPIGVPVAWIIKLSHVICAILLLINKFIKPAGIVTILILIAGIFMVHLKEGWYVVGGGRNGIEFNFLLIFVLLTIIFPSGFKSKIR from the coding sequence ATGAAGTTATTTGACCAAACATTTTTACTTCGTTTAGCTGTTGCAATTATTTTAATTATGCATAGTGTTCCAGGAATGTTTAACAATGGTATAAATGAATTTGGCAAATTCTACTTAAACGAAGCTGGATTTTCTCCAATAGGTGTTCCGGTTGCATGGATAATAAAACTATCGCATGTCATTTGCGCTATCTTATTACTAATAAATAAGTTTATTAAACCTGCTGGAATTGTGACAATCTTAATTTTAATTGCCGGAATATTTATGGTTCATTTAAAAGAAGGTTGGTATGTTGTTGGCGGTGGACGAAATGGAATTGAGTTTAATTTTCTGCTAATATTCGTACTCTTAACAATCATATTCCCCAGTGGTTTTAAAAGCAAGATCCGCTAA